The following are encoded together in the Juglans microcarpa x Juglans regia isolate MS1-56 chromosome 2D, Jm3101_v1.0, whole genome shotgun sequence genome:
- the LOC121250900 gene encoding probable acyl-[acyl-carrier-protein]--UDP-N-acetylglucosamine O-acyltransferase, mitochondrial isoform X2, whose protein sequence is MRLLLKLRSPFGSSLSIASLSLQRFSSTLTYVAEDKKAEASESFVHPSAIVHPNAVIGRGVSIGPFCTVGSSARLGNGCELYPGSHISGNSELGEHCVLMTGAVVGDDFPGHTVIGCNNIIGHHAVVGIKCQDLKYKSGDECFLDIGDNNDIREHTSIHRSSMSSDRTVIGDNNLIMGSCHIAHDCKIGNNNIFANNTLLAGHVVVEDYVHTAGAIVIHQFCSVGSFSFIGGGSVVSQDVPKYVMVAGERAELRGLNLEGLRRRGFTVTEINSLRMAYRKIFMPIDAKSNGFEERLAEVHEDLSRIPAVCSMVRSIRDSLEESRRGICKFRHWSGS, encoded by the exons ATGCGCTTGCTCCTGAAACTTCGCAGCCCTTTCGGCTCTTCTCTCAGCATCGCCTCACTCTCTTTGCAGCGGTTCTCTTCCACCCTCACct ATGTAGCGGAGGATAAGAAAGCGGAAGCTTCAGAGAGCTTTGTTCACCCTTCTGCAATTGTTCACCCCAATGCTGTCATCGGACGG GGTGTTTCAATTGGTCCTTTCTGTACCGTTGGATCCTCTGCAAGGCTTGGAAATGGCTGCGAATTATATCCCGGGAGCCATATATCTGGGAACTCGGAATTGGGGGAGCATTGCGTCTTAATGAC TGGTGCTGTGGTTGGTGATGATTTTCCAGGACATACAGTCATTGGATGCAATAACATTATAGGGCATCATGCCGTGGTTGGTATTAAGTGCCAAGACTTGAAGTACAAG TCAGGGGATGAGTGTTTCCTTGATATTGGGGACAACAATGACATCAGAGAGCATACCTCAATTCATCGATCTTCAATGTCGAGTGATCGAACG GTAATTGGTGATAACAATCTTATTATGGGATCCTGTCATATTGCCCATGATTGCAAGATTGGTAACAACAACATCTTTGCAAATAATACTCTCCTTGCAGGCCATGTTGTGGTGGAA GACTATGTTCACACTGCTGGTGCCATCGTTATTCATCAATTCTGCAGTGTTGGTTCTTTCTCTTTTATTGGTGGGGGTTCTGTG GTTTCCCAAGATGTCCCGAAGTACGTGATGGTTGCTGGTGAAAGAGCTGAGCTTCGTGGCTTAAATCTGGAGGGTCTTCGGCGTCGTGGATTCACAGTTACAGAG ATAAATAGCCTGAGAATGGCTTATCGAAAGATATTCATGCCTATCGATGCAAAGTCAAATGGTTTTGAAGAGCGTCTTGCTGAAGTG CATGAGGACTTGTCTCGTATTCCTGCTGTTTGTTCCATGGTGCGGTCTATTCGTGACTCTCTTGAAGAAAGTCGACGCGGAATATGCAAATTCAGACATTGGAGTGGCTCTTGA
- the LOC121250900 gene encoding probable acyl-[acyl-carrier-protein]--UDP-N-acetylglucosamine O-acyltransferase, mitochondrial isoform X1, with protein MRLLLKLRSPFGSSLSIASLSLQRFSSTLTYVAEDKKAEASESFVHPSAIVHPNAVIGRGVSIGPFCTVGSSARLGNGCELYPGSHISGNSELGEHCVLMTGAVVGDDFPGHTVIGCNNIIGHHAVVGIKCQDLKYKSGDECFLDIGDNNDIREHTSIHRSSMSSDRTVIGDNNLIMGSCHIAHDCKIGNNNIFANNTLLAGHVVVEDYVHTAGAIVIHQFCSVGSFSFIGGGSVVSQDVPKYVMVAGERAELRGLNLEGLRRRGFTVTEINSLRMAYRKIFMPIDAKSNGFEERLAEVEQHEDLSRIPAVCSMVRSIRDSLEESRRGICKFRHWSGS; from the exons ATGCGCTTGCTCCTGAAACTTCGCAGCCCTTTCGGCTCTTCTCTCAGCATCGCCTCACTCTCTTTGCAGCGGTTCTCTTCCACCCTCACct ATGTAGCGGAGGATAAGAAAGCGGAAGCTTCAGAGAGCTTTGTTCACCCTTCTGCAATTGTTCACCCCAATGCTGTCATCGGACGG GGTGTTTCAATTGGTCCTTTCTGTACCGTTGGATCCTCTGCAAGGCTTGGAAATGGCTGCGAATTATATCCCGGGAGCCATATATCTGGGAACTCGGAATTGGGGGAGCATTGCGTCTTAATGAC TGGTGCTGTGGTTGGTGATGATTTTCCAGGACATACAGTCATTGGATGCAATAACATTATAGGGCATCATGCCGTGGTTGGTATTAAGTGCCAAGACTTGAAGTACAAG TCAGGGGATGAGTGTTTCCTTGATATTGGGGACAACAATGACATCAGAGAGCATACCTCAATTCATCGATCTTCAATGTCGAGTGATCGAACG GTAATTGGTGATAACAATCTTATTATGGGATCCTGTCATATTGCCCATGATTGCAAGATTGGTAACAACAACATCTTTGCAAATAATACTCTCCTTGCAGGCCATGTTGTGGTGGAA GACTATGTTCACACTGCTGGTGCCATCGTTATTCATCAATTCTGCAGTGTTGGTTCTTTCTCTTTTATTGGTGGGGGTTCTGTG GTTTCCCAAGATGTCCCGAAGTACGTGATGGTTGCTGGTGAAAGAGCTGAGCTTCGTGGCTTAAATCTGGAGGGTCTTCGGCGTCGTGGATTCACAGTTACAGAG ATAAATAGCCTGAGAATGGCTTATCGAAAGATATTCATGCCTATCGATGCAAAGTCAAATGGTTTTGAAGAGCGTCTTGCTGAAGTG GAGCAGCATGAGGACTTGTCTCGTATTCCTGCTGTTTGTTCCATGGTGCGGTCTATTCGTGACTCTCTTGAAGAAAGTCGACGCGGAATATGCAAATTCAGACATTGGAGTGGCTCTTGA
- the LOC121250509 gene encoding inactive protein kinase SELMODRAFT_444075-like encodes MKEKGGKGYGSSDVGGKVVVVAVKASKEIPKTALVWALTHVVQPGDCIKLLVVIPVLSSSKRTWGFSRFTSDCTTRHWSLQGTSSDQKDDIADSCSHMVQQLHDVYDTEKIKVRVKIVCGVPCGVVASEAKRARSNWVILDKRLKNEKKYCMEELQCNLVVMKRSQPKILRINLAHLPKIESEVTLDLSSELETSPEHLKSKFEQLNLIKGPAVTPASSPDHESPLTTTDVGTSSISSSDPGASPFILSGISGRKKLKFTTKEDENLDDCDSDTDSDRQSTCSTSSYFQPWMTNILSASGEYSKHMVKGLERHKGKALTSTYGALLEKLSKLGQDPCIGVLNYRLDLDLSRSVREAISLSRNLPLGPPPLCSICQHKAPTFGNPPRWFTFAELEFATGGFSQANFLAEGGFGSVHRGVLPDGQVVAVKQHKLASSQGDVEFCSEVEVLSCAQHRNVVMLIGFCVEDGRRLLVYEYICNGSLDSHLYGRKRDPLEWSARQKIAIGAARGLRYLHEECRVGCIVHRDMRPNNVLLTHDFEPLVGDFGLARWQPDGDMGVDTRVIGTFGYLAPEYAQSGQITEKADVYSFGVVLVELVTGRKAIDINRPKGQQCLTEWARPLLEKQAIHDLLDPCLRNCYLEHEVYRMLRCASLCIRRDLHSRPRMSQVLRILEG; translated from the exons AGATGTGGGTGggaaggtggtggtggttgcTGTTAAAGCATCAAAGGAAATTCCAAAGACTGCTTTGGTGTGGGCTCTGACTCATGTTGTTCAACCTGGTGATTGCATTAAGCTGCTGGTGGTCATTCCTGTCCTCTCCTCAA GTAAAAGGACATGGGGCTTCTCAAGATTTACCAGTGATTGCACCACTCGTCACTGGTCTCTTCAAGGAACCAGTTCGGATCAGAAGGATGATATTGCAGATTCATGCTCTCATATGGTGCAACAACTCCATGATGTTTATGACACGGAGAAG ATAAAGGTCAGGGTAAAGATTGTGTGTGGCGTGCCATGTGGAGTGGTAGCTTCTGAAGCCAAGAGAGCGAGATCAAACTGGGTTATATTGGATAA AcgattgaaaaatgaaaagaaatactGCATGGAAGAGCTTCAATGCAATCTTGTGGTTATGAAGCGATCTCAGCCAAAAATTCTTCGTATAAATTTGGCACATTTACCGAAGATAGAATCTGAAGTGACTTTGGATTTATCTTCTGAATTAGAAACATCTCCAGAGCATCTGAAAAGTAAGTTTGAGCAATTGAATTTGATTAAAGGACCTGCTGTGACTCCAGCAAGTAGTCCAGACCATGAGTCACCATTGACTACAACTGATGTTGGAACGTCATCAATATCTAGCTCAGATCCTGGGGCTTCACCATTTATTCTTTCTGGAATATCCGGGAGGAAAAAGCTCAAATTTACCactaaagaagatgaaaatcttGATGATTGTGACTCCGACACAGATAGTGACAGACAGAGTACTTGCTCCACAAGTTCATATTTCCAGCCATGGATGACAAACATTCTCAGTGCTAGTGGTGAATATTCAAAACATATGGTGAAAGGGTTAGAAAGGCATAAGGGGAAGGCTTTGACTTCCACGTATGGAGCCTTACTGGAAAAATTGTCTAAATTAGGTCAGGATCCTTGTATTGGAGTCCTGAATTATAGGCTTGATCTGGACTTAAGCAGAAGTGTGAGAGAAGCAATTTCATTATCCAGAAATCTACCTCTCGGCCCTCCTCCATTGTGTTCCATTTGTCAGCACAAGGCACCCACATTTGGGAATCCTCCAAGATGGTTCACTTTTGCTGAACTGGAATTTGCTACCGGTGGATTTTCACAGGCAAATTTCTTGGCTGAAGGTGGATTTGGTTCTGTACACCGAGGTGTTTTACCCGATGGCCAGGTTGTTGCTGTTAAGCAACACAAATTGGCTAGTTCCCAGGGTGACGTAGAATTTTGCTCAGAAGTTGAAGTCTTAAGCTGTGCACAGCATCGTAATGTTGTAATGCTAATTGGTTTCTGCGTGGAAGATGGAAGAAGATTGCTGGTATATGAATACATTTGCAATGGGTCTTTGGATTCTCACCTTTATG GAAGAAAACGAGATCCACTAGAATGGTCTGCACGACAAAAAATTGCAATTGGAGCAGCTCGTGGGTTGAGATACCTTCATGAAGAATGTAGAGTTGGTTGTATTGTCCACCGTGATATGAGGCCTAACAACGTCCTCCTCACCCATGATTTTGAACCATTA GTGGGAGATTTCGGACTGGCAAGGTGGCAGCCAGATGGAGACATGGGGGTGGACACAAGAGTAATCGGGACTTTTGG GTACTTGGCTCCAGAATATGCTCAAAGTGGCCAAATCACAGAAAAAGCCGATGTGTATTCCTTTGGGGTAGTACTGGTGGAACTTGTTACTGGGAGGAAAGCAATTGACATAAACCGGCCCAAAGGCCAGCAGTGCCTCACCGAATGG GCAAGACCATTGCTAGAAAAACAAGCTATTCATGATCTGCTTGACCCATGCTTAAGGAACTGCTACTTAGAGCATGAAGTTTATCGCATGCTGCGATGTGCCTCATTGTGCATCCGGCGGGACCTTCATTCAAGGCCTCGCATGTCTCAG GTGCTTCGGATACTGGAGGGGTGA